In a genomic window of Myotis daubentonii chromosome X, mMyoDau2.1, whole genome shotgun sequence:
- the XPNPEP2 gene encoding xaa-Pro aminopeptidase 2, with amino-acid sequence MAWASWGCCPWLVLLSVCAWGHAKPVDLRRENVRNCSTSPHYLPVTVVNTTVQLTALRQQMQTQNLSAYIIPNTDAHMSEYIGEHDKRLTWMTGFTGSSGTAVVTMGKAGLWTDSRYWTQAEQEMDCNWELHKEVGSTPIVNWLLNEIPAGGRVGFDPLLFSIGTWKSYDTALQGSDRELVSITTNLVDLVWGSKRPPVPSQPIYVLQEAFTGSTWQEKVSNIRSQMQKHRKAPTAVLLSMLDETAWLFNLRSSDIPYNPFFYSYTLLTDSSIRLFVNKSRFNSETLQYLNSSCTGPMCVQLEDYSQVYDSVQAYASGAVRIWIGTSNTMYAFYNVIPQDKIIAETYSPVMVTKAVKNSKEQTLLKASHVQDAVALICYLVWLEKNVPKGTVDEFSGAQLLDTFRGKEKFSSGPSFQTISASGLNAALAHYSPSKEVHRKLTSDEMYLVDSGGQYWGGTTDITRTVHWGTPSAFQKEAYTRVLIGNIDLSRLIFPAGTSGPMLEAFARKALWEVGLNYGHGTGHGIGNFLCVHEWPVGFHSSGLTMGKGMFTSIEPGYYQDGEFGIRLEDVALVVEAKTKYPGTYLTFEVVSLVPYDRNLIDVRLLSPEQLQYLNRYYQTIREKVGPELEKRQLLEELKWLQQHTEPLSAKAPRTTFLASLLAASTLAILGWSV; translated from the exons TACCTTCCAGTTACTGTGGTCAATACCACGGTGCAGCTCACAGCCCTTCGCCAGCAGATGCAAACCCAGAATCTCTCTGCCTACATCATCCCAAACACGGATGCCCACATG AGTGAGTACATTGGCGAACATGACAAGAGGCTTACATGGATGACAGGCTTTACAGGGTCTTCAG GAACTGCAGTGGTGACCATGgggaaagcaggtctctggactGACAGCCGCTACTGGACCCAGGCTGAGCAAGAGATGGACTGCAATTGGGAGCTCCATAAGGAAG TTGGCAGTACTCCCATTGTCAACTGGCTCCTCAATGAGATTCCTGCTGGAGGGCGTGTGGGCTTTGAccccctcctcttctccattG GCACCTGGAAGAGTTATGACACGGCCCTCCAAGGCTCTGACAGAGAGCTGGTGTCAATCACAACCAACCTTGTGGACCTGGTGTGGGGTTCAAAGAGGCCTCCAGTTCCAAGCCAGCCCATTTATGTCCTGCAGGAGGCATTCACAG GGAGCACCTGGCAGGAGAAAGTATCTAACATTCGCAGCCAGATGCAGAAGCATCGCAAGGCCCCAACTGCTGTACTTCTGTCAATGCTTGATGAGACAGCCT ggctCTTCAACCTGCGCAGTAGTGACATCCCTTATAACCCCTTCTTCTATTCCTACACGCTGCTCACGGACTCATCCATCAG GTTATTTGTAAACAAGAGTCGTTTTAACTCCGAGACCCTGCAGTATCTGAACTCCAGCTGCACAGGACCCATGTGTGTGCAACTTGAAGATTATAGCCAAGTCTATGACAGCGTCCAAGCCTACGCCTCAGGAGCTGTGAGGATCTGGATTGGGACCAGCAATACTATGTATGCATTTTACAACGTGATACCCCAG GATAAAATCATAGCAGAAACCTACTCCCCAGTGATGGTAACCAAGGCGGTGAAAAACAGCAAGGAGCAGACTCTCCTCAAAGCCAGCCAC GTGCAGGATGCTGTGGCATTGATCTGCTACTTGGTCTGGCTGGAGAAGAACGTGCCCAAAGGCACAGTGGACGAGTTCTCAGGGGCACAGCTACTGGACACATTCCGAGG AAAAGAAAAGTTTTCCTCCGGACCCAGTTTCCAAACCATCTCTGCTAGTGGTCTGAACGCTGCCCTGGCCCACTACAG CCCATCAAAGGAGGTACACCGCAAGCTGACTTCAGATGAGATGTACCTGGTGGATTCTGGGGGACAATACTG GGGCGGAACCACAGACATCACCAGAACAGTCCACTGGGGTACCCCGTCTGCTTTCCAAAAG gaGGCATATACCCGCGTGTTGATAGGAAATATCGATCTTTCCAGACTCATCTTTCCTGCTGGTACATCAG GACCAATGTTGGAAGCCTTTGCCCGCAAAGCCTTGTGGGAGGTTGGGCTCAATTATGGCCACGGGACAGGCCATGGCATTGGCAACTTCCTGTGTGTGCACGAGT GGCCAGTGGGATTCCATTCCAGCGGCCTTACTATGGGCAAGGGCATGTTCACTTCCATCG AACCTGGTTACTATCAGGATGGCGAATTTGGGATCCGTCTTGAAGATGTGGCCCTCGTGGTAGAAGCAAAGACCAAG TACCCAGGGACCTACCTGACCTTTGAAGTGGTGTCATTGGTACCCTATGACCGGAATCTCATTGATGTCAGACTGCTGTCCCCAGAGCAG CTCCAATACCTGAATCGCTACTACCAGACCATCCGAGAGAAGGTGGGCCCAGAGCTGGAGAAGCGCCAACTACTGGAGGAACTCAAGTGGTTACAGCAGCACACAGAGCCCTTGTCTGCGAAGGCTCCACGCACCACCTTTTTGGCCTCTCTGTTGGCAGCCTCCACTCTTGCCATCCTTGGCTGGAGTGTCTAG